The proteins below come from a single Chryseobacterium sp. MA9 genomic window:
- the ctlX gene encoding citrulline utilization hydrolase CtlX — protein MQTTDTVLMIEPIAFGYNAETAKNNYFQVEQTGSDIQSKALAEFNTFVGKLRGKGINVITIKDTLDPHTPDSIFPNNWVSFHKDGKVVLYPMFASNRRVERREDIIESIKNQGFEVAEIDDWSFPETQGHFLEGTGSMIFDHDNKIAYGSVSLRLDEKLFREFCAKFGFTPVVFHSFQTVGTERLPIYHTNVMMCVADKFVVICLDCIDDELEREKVIETIKGSGKEIIEISEDQMQQFAGNMLQVQNKEGEKFLVMSQTAYQSLSSEQVAAIEKYCEIIYSDLNTIEVNGGGSARCMLAEVFLPKK, from the coding sequence ATGCAAACAACAGATACAGTATTAATGATAGAGCCGATTGCATTCGGTTACAACGCTGAAACAGCAAAAAATAATTACTTTCAGGTAGAACAGACAGGGTCGGATATCCAGTCAAAAGCCTTGGCAGAGTTCAATACCTTTGTCGGAAAGCTGAGAGGAAAAGGAATCAATGTGATTACTATAAAAGATACATTGGATCCTCATACTCCGGATTCTATTTTCCCGAATAACTGGGTGAGTTTCCATAAAGACGGGAAGGTGGTTTTATACCCGATGTTCGCATCCAACAGAAGAGTAGAAAGAAGAGAAGATATTATTGAAAGCATCAAAAATCAGGGCTTTGAAGTTGCTGAAATTGATGACTGGTCTTTTCCTGAAACTCAGGGACATTTTCTGGAAGGAACGGGAAGTATGATTTTCGATCACGATAATAAAATTGCTTACGGTTCTGTTTCTTTGAGGCTGGATGAAAAACTGTTCCGAGAATTCTGTGCAAAATTCGGATTCACTCCGGTTGTTTTCCATTCATTTCAGACGGTAGGAACAGAAAGACTTCCTATCTATCATACCAACGTAATGATGTGTGTGGCAGACAAGTTTGTAGTAATCTGTCTTGATTGTATTGATGATGAGCTGGAAAGAGAAAAAGTAATAGAAACGATTAAAGGCTCAGGAAAAGAAATCATCGAAATTTCAGAAGACCAAATGCAGCAGTTTGCAGGAAATATGCTTCAGGTTCAGAACAAAGAAGGTGAAAAATTCCTGGTGATGAGCCAGACAGCTTATCAGTCTTTATCTTCAGAACAGGTAGCTGCTATTGAAAAATACTGCGAAATTATCTATTCAGACCTGAATACCATTGAAGTAAATGGAGGAGGAAGCGCAAGATGTATGCTTGCTGAGGTTTTTCTTCCAAAAAAATAA
- a CDS encoding S-adenosylmethionine decarboxylase family protein yields the protein MNPLSSKGLHILLTLETESEDLLLDSKGFLTFTEEILKTKDVEIVGITNHIFENDSFTSAVILKESHLCIHTWPEFKQLTFDVFLCNYTQNNTTKVEQIADEVVQYFKANTIQKHKIYR from the coding sequence TTGAACCCATTATCAAGTAAAGGTTTACATATTCTTCTGACTTTGGAAACAGAGTCAGAAGATTTGTTATTAGACAGCAAAGGTTTTCTCACATTTACAGAAGAGATTCTGAAAACCAAGGATGTGGAAATTGTAGGAATAACCAATCATATTTTTGAGAATGATAGCTTTACTTCCGCAGTGATCCTTAAAGAGTCTCACCTTTGTATCCATACGTGGCCGGAATTTAAACAGCTTACTTTTGATGTTTTTCTTTGCAATTATACGCAGAATAATACCACAAAAGTAGAGCAGATTGCAGATGAAGTGGTTCAGTATTTTAAAGCTAATACCATTCAGAAACACAAAATTTACAGATAA
- a CDS encoding DUF350 domain-containing protein — translation MDNINFLPILNSVLYSFLGIAILLVCYFIIEKLTPEKTWHEIAQNKNIALAIVFGAFIIGISMIISAAIHG, via the coding sequence ATGGACAACATCAATTTCTTACCCATATTAAACTCGGTTCTTTACTCATTCTTAGGAATCGCAATTCTTCTCGTGTGCTATTTCATTATCGAAAAACTTACACCGGAGAAAACATGGCATGAGATCGCTCAGAACAAAAATATAGCACTGGCTATTGTCTTCGGGGCATTTATCATCGGAATTTCAATGATTATAAGCGCTGCAATTCATGGATAA
- a CDS encoding alpha/beta hydrolase family protein: protein MHIKNIILIISIITSITLVKAQEKWVFKSEFLSKPDTVLIFKPKTYMPKEKYPLVYLLHGYSENYRQWSQTTDLQKLSDQYKMIIVCPDGFVTWYINSPYDKGSQAEDFFFKELVPKLHTKFSIDDRNIFISGLSMGGYGAIRYFLLHQEYFNTAGSTSGAFSLDINILTKASLSFFQTTRIIKDLSHSLGSSKEWNQYSTSSLVKAYNKGNPFLIDCGTDDILYSSTLEVKNLADSLKIPITFISQPGNHNTEYWRKSIEHHFIFFKEHLK, encoded by the coding sequence ATGCACATAAAGAATATAATACTGATAATCAGTATTATTACAAGCATCACATTAGTAAAGGCTCAGGAAAAATGGGTTTTTAAATCTGAATTCCTTTCAAAACCCGATACGGTATTAATTTTTAAACCTAAAACTTATATGCCAAAAGAAAAATATCCTTTGGTGTATTTACTCCATGGATATAGTGAAAATTACCGCCAATGGTCACAAACGACAGACCTTCAAAAGTTATCCGATCAATATAAAATGATTATTGTATGCCCTGATGGTTTTGTGACATGGTACATTAACAGTCCTTATGATAAAGGTTCACAAGCCGAAGATTTCTTTTTTAAAGAGCTTGTTCCCAAGCTGCATACCAAATTTAGTATTGATGACAGAAATATCTTTATAAGCGGACTGAGTATGGGAGGCTATGGAGCCATACGCTACTTCCTGCTTCATCAGGAGTATTTTAATACTGCTGGCAGTACAAGTGGTGCATTTTCTTTAGATATAAATATTCTTACAAAGGCAAGTTTATCGTTCTTTCAAACCACAAGAATAATTAAAGATCTATCTCACTCATTAGGGTCCTCAAAAGAATGGAATCAATATAGTACTTCAAGTCTTGTAAAAGCTTATAACAAAGGAAATCCTTTTCTAATAGACTGTGGGACTGATGATATCCTTTATTCTTCTACACTCGAAGTTAAAAATCTGGCTGACAGTTTAAAAATCCCAATAACATTTATTTCTCAACCAGGAAATCATAATACAGAATATTGGAGGAAATCTATTGAACATCATTTTATTTTTTTCAAAGAGCATTTAAAATAA
- a CDS encoding DUF4178 domain-containing protein produces MHYVCPACESENKLDLTFPIEEYVCQTCSHLIDVAGNKHTKHLKVPTENVVLDVGQKGKIEGVEYTVVAIIVKKYGNSIFWREYYLKDSKGNDAFLSESDGHWVFLLSMHPDDFKSKNSKLPTYLGRTYRWYENTPCSIEAAAGFFDEHLDFSIATYKEYVNGTRMISQEKTSKKSQYFYGVHISKYDVKRAFKIAHMPYYTGVGIVQPYYFNIRQLVNIFCVAALMICLLQLYVYTSRTNETVFAETINFTDVKDKELVSKSFTLSGGSAPLKVNAFSGVDNSWANIQLSLVNENTNEIIYTSKDIEQYHGYEDGESWSEGSQSEDFNLCGVGSGKYHFIISAEKEGGLPSFSGLTSPDSKVMISRDKSGIIEITDIFKVQTKTFTDGQTLEKDTSEVIRLAKTSFGTQKLDSLINTEALKLTTDPISSNTYVQLKATWLPVSFWNFGFILFIMVVLFVAILIGRHFFNVNKWKNSSNSPYPTS; encoded by the coding sequence ATGCACTATGTCTGCCCAGCATGCGAATCAGAAAATAAATTAGATCTTACTTTTCCTATCGAGGAATATGTTTGCCAAACCTGCTCCCATCTCATTGATGTAGCAGGAAACAAGCATACCAAACATTTGAAAGTGCCGACAGAAAATGTTGTATTGGATGTCGGACAAAAAGGGAAAATTGAAGGTGTAGAATATACGGTCGTTGCGATTATTGTTAAGAAATATGGAAACAGCATTTTCTGGCGCGAATATTATTTAAAAGACAGCAAAGGAAATGATGCTTTCCTGAGTGAAAGTGACGGGCATTGGGTTTTCCTGCTCTCAATGCACCCTGATGATTTTAAAAGTAAAAATTCAAAATTACCAACCTATCTCGGAAGAACTTATCGCTGGTATGAAAATACTCCATGCAGTATCGAAGCGGCAGCTGGTTTTTTTGATGAACATCTGGATTTCAGTATTGCTACTTACAAAGAATACGTCAATGGAACCCGTATGATCTCACAGGAGAAGACGAGCAAGAAAAGCCAGTACTTCTACGGAGTCCACATATCAAAATATGATGTTAAAAGAGCTTTTAAAATAGCTCATATGCCCTATTATACGGGAGTTGGAATCGTTCAGCCGTATTATTTCAACATCAGACAGTTGGTCAACATCTTTTGTGTGGCAGCATTGATGATATGTTTGCTTCAGCTGTATGTTTATACATCAAGAACTAACGAAACCGTTTTTGCGGAGACCATCAATTTTACAGATGTAAAAGATAAGGAATTGGTCAGTAAAAGTTTTACACTTTCAGGAGGCTCAGCTCCATTAAAGGTCAATGCATTTTCAGGAGTTGATAATTCCTGGGCAAATATCCAGTTGAGTCTTGTGAATGAAAATACCAATGAAATTATCTATACCTCCAAAGATATCGAACAATATCATGGTTACGAAGATGGAGAAAGCTGGTCAGAAGGAAGTCAGTCCGAAGATTTTAATCTCTGTGGAGTAGGCTCCGGAAAATATCACTTCATTATTTCAGCCGAAAAAGAAGGAGGCTTACCTTCATTTTCAGGTCTTACATCGCCTGATTCAAAGGTCATGATATCACGGGATAAATCAGGAATCATTGAGATTACTGATATATTCAAGGTGCAGACCAAAACTTTTACAGACGGACAGACGCTGGAAAAAGATACCTCGGAAGTAATCAGACTTGCCAAAACATCGTTCGGAACTCAAAAGCTGGACTCCCTTATTAATACTGAAGCACTTAAACTCACTACAGATCCCATTTCAAGCAATACCTATGTACAGCTCAAAGCAACCTGGCTTCCCGTTTCATTCTGGAACTTCGGATTTATTTTATTCATAATGGTTGTTCTCTTTGTGGCTATATTGATAGGAAGACATTTCTTTAATGTAAATAAATGGAAGAACAGTTCAAACTCCCCTTATCCCACATCATGA
- a CDS encoding helix-turn-helix domain-containing protein, with the protein MRKENSTNAINEEFLFGICELNSAVSIISGRWKSQIIYSISEGNNRFHLLKKELTNISEQVLGRQLKELETHQLIIKKEIPGSIPAGIEYILTNKGKDVVPILRNLCEWGKTYAEGKEILITTFL; encoded by the coding sequence ATGAGAAAGGAAAATTCAACCAATGCCATAAATGAAGAGTTTTTGTTTGGGATATGTGAATTAAATTCTGCGGTGAGCATCATCAGCGGACGTTGGAAATCACAGATTATCTATTCTATATCGGAAGGGAACAACCGGTTTCATTTATTGAAAAAAGAATTAACGAATATTTCGGAACAGGTACTGGGAAGACAGTTAAAAGAACTGGAAACTCATCAACTTATTATAAAGAAGGAAATCCCTGGCAGTATCCCTGCAGGAATTGAGTATATACTTACAAACAAGGGCAAAGATGTAGTCCCGATTCTAAGGAACTTATGTGAATGGGGAAAGACATACGCCGAAGGGAAAGAGATATTAATAACTACCTTTTTATAG
- a CDS encoding AraC family transcriptional regulator has product MTFGEQMLFFFSAVGAFNGLLLGIYLLFVKKLKYLPDFFLGLLLLMLSSRVGISVCIYFYPDLPRIIPHLGLSALFFTGPALYYYVKASFQQDRFDWKNCQKWFGILTLILGVVGLLYLVFPITWDHYFGTFIYTVWSVFVFLAVYQYYIFIKQNHKSPNKFVLPVLVSNVIIFLTYQLISTGWVQIYCAGGSLVFSFVLYANFLILFNKKYQQLPVKETEKYSNKKISGEQVDSFVSRLERLMDTEELYKNPNLKLSDLASKMNISAHQLSQLLNDNLGKSFATCINEYRINEACEKIENGSYLKIEEIGYEVGFNSKSTFFSTFKKIKNTTPLLYKQSQTLTEPRFQSSNL; this is encoded by the coding sequence ATGACTTTTGGGGAACAGATGCTATTTTTCTTCAGTGCAGTAGGAGCATTCAACGGACTTCTGCTGGGAATTTATCTGCTGTTTGTTAAAAAGCTGAAATACCTGCCAGATTTTTTTCTTGGACTTCTTCTTCTGATGCTAAGCTCAAGAGTAGGAATTTCTGTATGCATTTATTTTTATCCGGATTTACCCAGAATTATCCCGCATTTGGGGCTCTCAGCATTGTTTTTCACCGGACCAGCTCTCTATTACTATGTTAAAGCTTCATTTCAGCAAGACCGGTTTGATTGGAAGAACTGCCAGAAATGGTTTGGAATTTTAACCCTTATTTTAGGAGTGGTAGGGTTGCTATATTTGGTGTTTCCTATTACCTGGGATCATTATTTTGGTACTTTTATCTATACTGTCTGGTCTGTATTTGTGTTTCTTGCGGTCTATCAGTATTATATTTTCATTAAACAGAATCATAAAAGTCCAAACAAATTTGTTCTTCCGGTTCTGGTTAGTAATGTGATTATCTTTTTAACGTATCAATTGATTTCTACAGGTTGGGTACAAATCTATTGTGCAGGTGGAAGCCTTGTGTTCTCGTTTGTGCTATATGCCAACTTTTTGATTTTATTCAATAAAAAATATCAGCAGCTTCCGGTAAAAGAAACAGAAAAATATTCCAATAAAAAGATTTCCGGAGAACAGGTGGATAGTTTTGTATCAAGATTAGAAAGGTTGATGGATACAGAAGAGCTCTATAAAAATCCGAATTTAAAATTGAGCGATCTTGCTTCAAAAATGAATATATCAGCTCATCAGCTTTCCCAATTGCTGAATGATAATTTGGGGAAAAGCTTTGCGACCTGCATCAATGAATACAGGATCAATGAAGCCTGCGAAAAAATAGAAAATGGTTCCTATCTGAAAATTGAGGAGATCGGGTATGAAGTAGGATTTAATTCCAAGTCAACTTTCTTTTCAACCTTCAAGAAAATTAAAAATACAACCCCTCTTTTGTATAAACAGTCTCAAACCCTGACTGAACCTAGATTTCAGAGTTCAAATTTATAA
- a CDS encoding dimethylarginine dimethylaminohydrolase family protein — protein sequence MRLNIKNETGRLKSVVLGQPNSLGAVPTLEESYDAKSYYSIEHNIYPKEEDIINEMNAFEAVLKKYDVEVLRPSIIKDYNQVFSRDVAFVIDDKMIISNVIADRADEQEAYKSVFEKVAWRKIINLPETAHIEGGDVIVWNDFIFIGTCFSEDYRNYKTARTNEYAIEILKEYFPKKRIIDLELKKNDKVPFEGILHLDCTFNPVGEDKCIIYKNGFVDESDYRLIIDIFGEENCFHINDEEMFEMFPNIFSISPDVVVSDKAFTRMNDHLRNEWGMTVEEIPYREISKMGGLLRCSTMPLVRE from the coding sequence ATGAGACTAAACATTAAAAACGAAACGGGCAGGCTGAAGTCAGTAGTTTTAGGCCAGCCTAATTCACTGGGAGCAGTTCCTACACTAGAGGAAAGTTATGACGCAAAGTCATATTACTCAATCGAACACAACATTTATCCTAAAGAAGAGGATATTATCAATGAAATGAACGCTTTTGAAGCAGTTCTAAAAAAGTATGACGTTGAAGTACTGCGTCCAAGTATCATTAAAGATTACAACCAGGTTTTTTCCAGAGATGTGGCCTTTGTGATTGATGACAAGATGATCATTTCAAATGTGATTGCGGACAGAGCAGACGAACAGGAAGCATACAAAAGCGTTTTTGAGAAAGTAGCATGGAGAAAGATCATCAATCTTCCGGAAACAGCACACATTGAAGGAGGAGATGTAATTGTATGGAATGATTTTATTTTTATCGGAACCTGCTTCAGCGAAGATTACAGAAACTATAAGACGGCAAGAACAAATGAGTATGCCATTGAAATCTTAAAAGAATATTTTCCAAAGAAAAGAATCATTGACCTGGAACTGAAGAAGAATGATAAAGTTCCGTTTGAAGGAATTCTGCATTTGGATTGCACATTTAATCCGGTAGGAGAAGACAAGTGTATCATTTATAAAAACGGATTCGTAGATGAAAGTGACTACCGCTTAATCATCGACATTTTCGGAGAAGAAAACTGTTTCCATATCAATGATGAAGAAATGTTTGAAATGTTCCCGAATATCTTCTCTATTTCTCCTGATGTAGTAGTTTCAGACAAAGCATTCACCAGAATGAATGACCATTTGAGAAACGAGTGGGGAATGACCGTTGAAGAAATCCCTTACAGAGAAATTTCTAAAATGGGTGGATTGTTGAGATGCTCTACAATGCCGCTTGTGAGAGAATAG
- a CDS encoding TonB-dependent receptor domain-containing protein, translated as MIVKLWLLLLLLFFSIFGKAQEIVKRNVSDSLTQTKSSTTNISEVILQSAPRRMKLNDGNLVVSVAGNKDFKTSTHLLDVLKKTPGVTVDQEDGIFIGGRIAPAVLIDGKPVVMSNQELQAYLRSLSPEMVESVEVNTNPSSKYDAEFKGIIDIKLKKNTSLGWKASYNGNVYINKFNYRENAFNTSYHTGKVTYSLQAGYNEGISTYRYQALQRLANTNIMRTHTYQEDFGKVYNIQAGADFRLNDKNRLAINLRGNFRNNERTRNGSLFTTDKSETQTVLNTASENPTYYLQDNYGITTDYSFQNKGFKLSFLGNYLSVKNKQNDDFINKDQATANLLSYWKSDLINKINIYTAQIDVSQKIDNADVEAGVKYSSSDTQNNIRYDTLSVGNQFVFDPSRSNVFSYKEKIWAGYLAYRQKMGSLQINAGLRFENTNSISNAITVDSVVARNYLKWLPSLSANYTFNKSSELSLSYSRKMTRPVFSQLNPFRFYFSPLNYWIGNPYLLPSFTSQIKATYRYKNWITSFTVGKEKDVMTRYPLYNPETNVLEYLGTNLPYRNFAVLETSFPIRITKWWNLTSQITGYYNYEFRPYLDEIFALNIYNYEVRLSQVFSLPEGFTMNVFASYESKTGNSLYIIKPRYTIDVSVQKSWFDNKLNTKIGFNNLFDSYEQRLEFRHKQIMDNRLTHWWDSSRLVLSFSYSIGSSKYQVKETQKTEEENRAR; from the coding sequence ATGATAGTCAAATTGTGGCTTTTGTTACTCCTGTTATTTTTCTCAATTTTTGGTAAGGCACAGGAAATTGTAAAAAGGAACGTTTCGGATTCTCTGACTCAAACAAAATCTTCTACCACGAATATTTCAGAAGTCATTCTTCAATCAGCTCCGCGAAGGATGAAATTGAATGATGGGAACCTGGTTGTATCTGTTGCCGGAAACAAAGACTTTAAAACCTCTACCCATCTTCTTGATGTTTTAAAAAAAACACCCGGTGTTACAGTAGATCAGGAAGACGGAATTTTTATTGGAGGGAGAATTGCCCCGGCTGTTCTTATTGATGGAAAACCTGTTGTGATGAGTAATCAGGAGCTGCAGGCATATTTACGGTCTTTATCACCTGAAATGGTAGAATCTGTAGAAGTGAATACCAATCCGTCTTCAAAATATGATGCAGAATTTAAAGGAATAATTGATATCAAATTAAAGAAGAATACCAGTCTTGGCTGGAAAGCAAGCTATAATGGTAATGTGTATATTAATAAATTCAACTACAGGGAAAATGCATTCAATACATCTTATCATACGGGAAAAGTGACGTACAGCCTTCAGGCAGGCTATAATGAAGGTATTTCAACCTATCGTTATCAGGCTTTGCAGCGGCTGGCAAATACCAATATAATGCGCACCCATACCTATCAGGAAGATTTTGGGAAGGTGTACAATATTCAGGCGGGAGCTGATTTCAGACTGAATGATAAAAACAGATTAGCGATCAATCTGAGAGGTAATTTCAGGAACAATGAACGTACACGAAATGGATCACTTTTTACTACCGATAAAAGTGAAACCCAAACAGTATTGAATACCGCCAGTGAAAATCCCACCTATTATTTACAGGATAATTATGGCATTACCACCGATTATTCTTTTCAAAATAAAGGATTTAAACTCAGTTTTTTAGGAAACTATCTTTCAGTTAAAAATAAGCAGAATGATGATTTTATCAATAAGGATCAGGCTACAGCAAATCTTCTTTCTTATTGGAAATCTGATTTGATTAATAAAATTAATATCTATACTGCTCAGATAGATGTTTCGCAGAAAATTGATAATGCAGATGTTGAAGCGGGAGTTAAATACAGCAGTTCAGACACCCAAAACAATATCAGGTATGATACATTGTCTGTTGGAAACCAGTTTGTCTTTGATCCTTCGAGAAGTAATGTATTTTCATATAAAGAAAAAATCTGGGCAGGCTATCTGGCATACAGGCAGAAAATGGGAAGCTTACAAATCAATGCAGGCTTAAGATTTGAAAATACAAACAGCATTTCCAATGCAATTACTGTGGATTCAGTTGTTGCAAGAAACTATCTGAAATGGCTGCCGTCATTAAGTGCAAATTATACTTTTAACAAGTCCAGTGAACTTTCCCTTTCTTACAGCAGGAAAATGACGAGACCGGTTTTTTCTCAGCTTAATCCGTTCCGGTTTTATTTCAGTCCGTTAAATTATTGGATTGGAAATCCTTATCTGCTTCCTTCCTTTACAAGCCAGATCAAAGCAACCTATCGCTATAAAAACTGGATCACAAGTTTCACAGTTGGGAAAGAGAAAGATGTGATGACTCGCTATCCCCTTTACAATCCGGAAACGAATGTTCTGGAATATTTAGGAACGAATCTTCCATATCGAAATTTTGCTGTTCTGGAAACCAGCTTTCCAATCAGAATTACAAAATGGTGGAATCTCACCAGCCAGATTACAGGATATTATAATTATGAATTCAGACCCTATCTGGATGAGATTTTTGCATTGAATATTTATAATTATGAAGTAAGGCTAAGCCAGGTGTTTTCGCTTCCAGAAGGATTTACCATGAATGTATTTGCCAGTTATGAATCAAAAACGGGGAACAGTCTTTATATTATCAAGCCAAGGTATACCATAGATGTATCAGTTCAAAAGTCATGGTTTGATAATAAACTGAACACGAAGATTGGTTTTAATAATCTCTTTGATTCTTATGAGCAGAGATTAGAATTTCGGCATAAACAGATTATGGATAACCGTCTTACACACTGGTGGGACAGCAGTAGATTGGTGCTTTCGTTTAGTTATAGTATAGGCAGTTCAAAATATCAGGTAAAAGAAACCCAGAAAACAGAGGAAGAAAACAGAGCGAGATAA